In the genome of Salmo trutta chromosome 18, fSalTru1.1, whole genome shotgun sequence, one region contains:
- the LOC115153286 gene encoding 2-aminoethanethiol dioxygenase-like, whose product MMPRDNMTSLVQKIGRQALVTFRNPSLVGDKAFLDNQGKLQSLMTEIRAADLKIAPRKVDCATTPLPHNPPVTYMHICETDQFSMGVFLLKSGASIPLHDHPGMHGMLKVMYGKVRITCFDRLDKSTNVASDTQFNSPLLPFQRDALRTSILRSVGEFTEESGPCILTPDRDNLHQIDAVEGPTAFLDILAPPYDPDDGRDCHYYKVLESASDSEDKKAEAQGQKEFWLMEVPQPSDFWCGGEPYPGPEVNI is encoded by the coding sequence ATGATGCCTCGCGACAACATGACCTCCCTCGTTCAGAAAATTGGTAGACAGGCGCTTGTAACTTTTAGAAACCCATCTTTGGTAGGTGATAAAGCGTTTTTGGATAATCAAGGTAAACTCCAAAGCCTCATGACCGAAATCAGAGCTGCGGATCTGAAGATTGCTCCAAGGAAAGTTGACTGCGCGACTACACCTCTGCCACACAATCCCCCGGTCACATACATGCACATATGCGAGACAGACCAATTCAGCATGGGGGTGTTTCTGCTGAAGAGCGGTGCTTCCATCCCCTTGCACGACCACCCGGGAATGCACGGCATGTTAAAAGTTATGTATGGCAAGGTCAGGATCACCTGTTTTGACAGGTTGGACAAATCAACTAACGTGGCCAGTGATACGCAATTCAACTCTCCCCTGCTACCTTTCCAAAGAGATGCGCTGAGGACGTCAATACTCCGGTCGGTCGGGGAGTTTACAGAAGAGAGTGGCCCGTGTATTTTGACCCCTGACCGAGACAACCTTCATCAAATCGACGCAGTCGAGGGACCCACTGCTTTCCTCGATATTCTGGCACCACCATATGATCCAGATGACGGTAGAGACTGTCATTATTACAAAGTTCTGGAGTCTGCCTCGGACTCGGAGGACAAAAAGGCTGAGGCTCAGGGGCAAAAAGAATTTTGGCTCATGGAAGTACCGCAACCTTCTGATTTTTGGTGTGGTGGTGAACCTTACCCCGGCCCTGAAGTCAACATCTGA
- the LOC115153287 gene encoding early growth response protein 2b-like — protein sequence MAQSQHDINHMYAPSSYSCSREMYQDQSTYLATSTCPMSYPQPSHSYTSPKSTVDSALLTIMPDYSGFYQPNCQRDIQAFPDRKGLPYSLDSLRLPPPLTPLNTIRNFTLVGPATEGPCPPTPYNTPNLPLRPIPRPRKYPNRSNKTPVHERPYPCPAESCDRRFSRSDELSRHVRIHTGHKPFPCRICMRSFSRSDHLTTHIRTHTGEKPFSCDHCGRKFARSDERRRHTKIHLRQKEKK from the coding sequence ATGGCGCAGAGTCAACACGATATAAACCACATGTATGCTCCATCATCTTACTCTTGTAGCAGGGAAATGTACCAGGACCAATCAACCTACCTGGCAACCTCGACCTGCCCCATGTCCTACCCACAGCCGTCCCACTCCTACACGTCACCAAAGTCGACAGTGGACAGTGCGCTCTTAACCATCATGCCTGACTACAGCGGGTTCTACCAGCCAAATTGCCAACGAGACATCCAGGCTTTTCCTGACAGGAAAGGGTTACCATATTCACTGGACTCGCTGAGGCTTCCACCACCTCTGACACCTCTGAACACAATAAGGAATTTTACACTTGTGGGACCTGCGACAGAGGGCCCTTGTCCACCCACTCCCTACAACACTCCGAATTTACCCCTGAGGCCAATACCGAGGCCGAGAAAGTATCCAAACCGCTCGAACAAAACGCCTGTCCATGAGCGACCATACCCTTGCCCGGCAGAGAGCTGCGACAGGAGGTTCTCTCGGTCAGACGAGCTGAGCAGACACGTCAGAATCCACACAGGGCACAAACCCTTCCCATGTCGGATCTGCATGCGCAGTTTCAGTCGCAGCGACCACCTCACTACGCACAtccgaacacacactggagaaaaaCCATTTTCTTGTGACCACTGTGGAAGAAAGTTCGCCAGGAGTGATGAAAGAAGGAGACACACAAAAATCCACttaagacagaaagagaaaaagtAA